In one window of Gammaproteobacteria bacterium DNA:
- a CDS encoding TRAP transporter substrate-binding protein → MNLFRSPCSRIVRYLIGAFSLLLTCGCDGGDGPARPRTPSDNPSKVFHWKMVTTWPANFPVFQEGAEQFAEDVRVMSGGRLVIEVFAGGELVPPLQAFDAVSQGTVEMGHGSAYYWAGKIPAAQFFSTVPFGMTAKGMNSWLYSGGGLALWGELYQPFNLVVFPMGNTGVQMGGWFNKKIESVADLKGLKMRIPGLGGNVLAKAGGNPVLMAGGELYIALERGTIDATEWVGPYHDLRLGLHRAAKYYYYPGWHEPGTALELIISARAWDELPDDLKTIIEVAARAASLWMYAQFETLNLEALQELKEVHHVEVLEFPPDVLRELRALTHETLEEEAGKDATFKRIYDAYREFRARHDAWNAIADDAYRRSLQY, encoded by the coding sequence ATGAACCTATTCCGCTCTCCATGCTCGCGCATTGTTCGTTACCTTATTGGCGCTTTTAGTTTGTTATTGACTTGTGGATGTGATGGCGGTGATGGCCCTGCCAGGCCGCGGACACCTTCAGATAATCCCAGCAAGGTATTTCATTGGAAGATGGTGACCACGTGGCCGGCCAATTTCCCCGTATTTCAGGAGGGCGCTGAGCAATTCGCGGAGGATGTCCGCGTTATGAGCGGTGGGCGCTTGGTTATCGAAGTCTTTGCCGGCGGGGAGCTGGTGCCACCGCTCCAGGCGTTTGACGCGGTTTCCCAGGGCACCGTGGAGATGGGCCATGGTTCGGCCTATTACTGGGCCGGCAAGATCCCGGCCGCGCAATTTTTTTCCACTGTCCCGTTCGGGATGACGGCGAAGGGGATGAACTCTTGGCTGTACAGCGGCGGGGGATTGGCACTCTGGGGTGAGCTCTATCAGCCGTTTAATCTGGTGGTCTTTCCCATGGGCAACACAGGGGTGCAGATGGGCGGCTGGTTCAACAAGAAGATTGAATCGGTGGCTGATCTGAAGGGACTCAAGATGCGCATCCCGGGCCTCGGTGGCAATGTGCTGGCGAAGGCCGGCGGTAATCCGGTCCTGATGGCGGGCGGTGAACTCTACATCGCGCTTGAGCGGGGCACAATCGACGCCACGGAATGGGTCGGTCCCTATCACGATCTGAGATTGGGGCTGCACCGCGCGGCGAAATATTATTACTACCCGGGCTGGCACGAACCGGGCACGGCGTTGGAGCTCATTATCAGCGCTAGGGCCTGGGACGAATTGCCCGATGATCTAAAGACCATCATCGAAGTGGCGGCACGGGCCGCCAGTCTGTGGATGTATGCCCAGTTTGAGACGCTAAACCTCGAGGCCCTGCAAGAGCTTAAGGAGGTCCACCATGTGGAGGTCCTGGAGTTCCCGCCGGATGTGTTGCGAGAGTTACGGGCATTGACGCACGAGACGCTGGAGGAAGAGGCCGGGAAGGATGCAACTTTCAAGCGCATCTACGATGCCTACCGGGAATTTCGCGCCAGGCACGACGCCTGGAATGCGATCGCCGATGACGCCTACCGACGCAGTCTACAATACTAG
- the uvrD gene encoding DNA helicase II, with protein MDVSPILDPLNEAQREAVAAPPGNILVLAGAGSGKTRVLAHRVAWYIQTGQASPYGILAVTFTNKAATEMRARIEELLGAPCSGMWVGTFHGIAHRLLRAHWQEAGLPQSFQILDAEDQYRTIRRVIRTLELDESRWPPKEAQWFINARKDEGLRARHLEDFGDRSHQQMIRIYHTYEEVCRRSGLVDFGELLLCAHELWREKPTLLRHYQDRFKHVLVDEFQDTNALQYAWLRLLVGSSGMLFTVGDDDQSIYSWRGARIENMQRFEEDFPDSRLLRLEQNYRSTGTILAAANALIGHNRSRLGKELWTDGPDGEKIAVYRAFNEQDEARYVVDRMRAWRGDGRPYRACALLYRVSAQSRVFEEGLIHAGIPYRVHGGLRFYERAEIKDALAYVRLSAFPDDDASFERVCNTPPRGIGTRTMVAIRTLASSEGLPLWQAAVRITRDGGISARAQNAVHRFLELIRRMQEAMTGLALPDAVEHVVAESGLVDHYRKLRDERALGRIENLEELVTAARQFEVGADDDLAPLPAFLAHAALEAGEAQADAFEDGVQLMTLHAAKGLEFPLVFLVGMEEGLFPHQRSSDDPAQLEEERRLCYVGITRAKEQLVISHAECRRLHGSDLYQQASRFLSELPIEFVSEVRVGGTATEPIVLDENASEVCGELQLGQRVLHAKFGEGVVLNLEGRGGHARVQVNFEQAGRKWLVAAYAGLQTI; from the coding sequence CCCGTATGGAATCCTCGCCGTCACGTTTACCAACAAGGCTGCCACGGAGATGCGCGCCCGCATCGAGGAGCTTCTGGGGGCGCCTTGCAGCGGCATGTGGGTCGGCACGTTCCATGGTATTGCCCATCGGCTGCTGCGGGCCCATTGGCAGGAGGCCGGGCTGCCGCAAAGCTTCCAAATCCTGGACGCTGAGGATCAATATCGAACCATCCGCCGCGTCATCCGGACACTAGAGCTTGATGAGTCCCGGTGGCCACCAAAAGAAGCACAGTGGTTTATCAATGCGCGCAAGGATGAGGGGCTGCGCGCTCGGCATCTCGAGGATTTTGGTGATCGCTCGCACCAACAGATGATCCGGATCTACCACACCTACGAAGAAGTCTGTCGGCGATCCGGGCTGGTGGATTTTGGCGAACTGCTGCTTTGTGCTCACGAACTGTGGCGGGAGAAACCAACATTGCTTCGGCATTACCAGGATCGCTTCAAACACGTGCTCGTGGATGAATTCCAGGATACGAACGCCCTTCAGTATGCGTGGTTGCGCCTTTTAGTGGGATCGAGCGGCATGCTGTTCACTGTGGGGGATGACGACCAGTCAATTTATAGCTGGCGTGGGGCGCGCATCGAAAACATGCAGCGATTCGAGGAAGATTTTCCGGACAGCCGTCTATTGCGCTTGGAGCAGAACTATCGCTCGACCGGAACAATATTGGCCGCTGCGAACGCCTTGATTGGACATAATCGTTCGCGGCTCGGTAAAGAGCTATGGACCGACGGGCCGGATGGCGAGAAAATTGCGGTCTATCGGGCCTTCAACGAACAGGATGAGGCCCGCTATGTGGTCGATCGGATGAGGGCATGGCGCGGAGATGGGCGGCCTTATCGAGCGTGTGCTCTGCTCTATCGTGTCAGTGCCCAGTCGCGGGTTTTTGAGGAAGGCCTGATTCATGCGGGGATCCCCTATCGTGTGCACGGGGGGCTCAGGTTCTATGAACGCGCTGAGATCAAGGACGCACTGGCCTATGTGCGCCTTTCGGCCTTTCCGGACGATGATGCGTCCTTTGAGCGGGTGTGCAACACGCCGCCACGGGGTATCGGTACGCGCACGATGGTGGCGATACGCACGCTGGCGAGCTCGGAAGGTTTGCCGTTGTGGCAAGCTGCCGTGCGAATCACCCGAGATGGGGGGATCAGCGCACGGGCGCAGAATGCGGTGCACCGGTTTTTGGAACTGATTCGGCGGATGCAAGAAGCCATGACGGGGTTGGCACTGCCCGATGCAGTAGAGCACGTCGTCGCTGAGAGTGGGCTGGTTGATCACTATCGCAAACTGAGAGACGAACGGGCCTTGGGGCGCATTGAGAATCTGGAGGAACTGGTCACCGCGGCCCGTCAGTTTGAGGTCGGCGCAGACGATGATCTGGCGCCTCTGCCCGCCTTTCTGGCCCATGCGGCGCTCGAAGCTGGGGAAGCGCAGGCCGATGCCTTCGAAGACGGCGTGCAGTTGATGACCCTGCATGCAGCAAAGGGTTTGGAATTCCCGTTGGTGTTTCTGGTGGGTATGGAGGAGGGTCTGTTTCCTCACCAGCGTAGCAGTGACGACCCCGCCCAGCTGGAAGAGGAGCGACGGCTCTGTTATGTCGGTATTACCCGGGCAAAGGAGCAACTCGTCATTAGCCATGCCGAGTGCCGCCGTTTACATGGATCGGATTTGTATCAGCAGGCATCCCGCTTTCTGAGCGAGCTGCCCATCGAGTTTGTAAGTGAAGTACGTGTTGGAGGAACGGCGACGGAGCCCATCGTACTCGACGAGAATGCCAGCGAGGTTTGCGGTGAATTGCAACTCGGCCAGCGGGTTCTACACGCCAAGTTTGGGGAGGGCGTGGTGCTCAATCTGGAGGGGCGGGGTGGCCACGCCCGTGTGCAAGTCAATTTTGAACAGGCAGGCCGTAAATGGCTGGTGGCGGCGTACGCGGGATTGCAGACGATCTAG